A stretch of Insulibacter thermoxylanivorax DNA encodes these proteins:
- the cydD gene encoding thiol reductant ABC exporter subunit CydD yields the protein MDRTLFTLKNIRRSVLLLTILSLLQAAATIAQAWWLASSVVLMFRGGTWQEAIPPLLLFLGAYLVRFTSIWLSKIISGRYAEQTSTSLQSELMRKLLELGPRYAASRGSGQLITLLIDGVIRFRTYLELFVPRMIDMVFVTLPILITVYVLDFISGLILTFTLPVLIAFFILLGYAARRFADRQYKSYQVLARHFTDVLRGLETLRLLGRSRDFAGSVQQVSDRFRRATMRTLRVAFLSSFALDFFSTLSVAFVAVGLGLRLIDGNIDLLPALAVLLLAPDYYQPVRNLGSDYHASLDGKEAWQTIREILEEDQSLMKLDALEAPPELDALNDPIILEGLCVESEDSEQARLTEISIHLDGSKRKVGIVGASGAGKTTLLHILSGQLQPDAGKIQIGDRPLTDEMRAAWQLRSAYIPQHPYVFSASLADNIRFYEPEASEEQIEQVLADVGLAELVQSLPAGIHEPIGEGGRSLSGGQAQRIALARALIGKRDVLLLDEPTAHLDIETEWELKQTMLPIMEGRRVFLATHRLHWMKEMDWVLVLENGRLVEQGTHEELIQRKGVYYALLEAHAAGGGRR from the coding sequence ATGGATAGAACACTGTTTACTCTCAAAAATATACGCCGCTCCGTCCTGCTGCTTACGATTCTCTCGTTGCTGCAGGCAGCGGCGACGATCGCTCAAGCCTGGTGGCTGGCTTCGAGCGTCGTCCTCATGTTTCGAGGCGGGACTTGGCAAGAGGCGATTCCGCCTCTTCTGTTATTCCTGGGCGCCTATCTCGTTCGCTTTACGAGCATCTGGCTCAGTAAGATCATCTCGGGCAGATACGCGGAACAGACGAGCACATCGCTGCAATCGGAACTAATGCGCAAGCTCCTTGAATTAGGACCGCGCTATGCGGCCTCCCGCGGCAGCGGACAGCTCATCACCCTCCTCATCGATGGGGTCATCCGCTTCCGTACTTATTTGGAGCTCTTCGTGCCGCGCATGATCGACATGGTGTTCGTCACGCTGCCTATTCTGATCACCGTTTATGTACTGGATTTCATCTCCGGTTTGATCTTGACCTTCACCTTGCCGGTTCTGATCGCTTTCTTCATCCTGCTCGGCTATGCTGCACGGCGGTTCGCCGACAGGCAGTATAAATCCTATCAGGTGCTGGCAAGACACTTCACGGATGTGCTGCGCGGTTTGGAGACGCTGCGCCTGCTCGGACGCAGCCGGGATTTCGCCGGTTCTGTACAGCAAGTCAGCGACCGCTTCCGCCGGGCGACGATGCGCACCCTGCGCGTCGCCTTTCTCTCTTCCTTCGCGCTGGATTTCTTCAGCACCTTATCCGTCGCCTTCGTTGCCGTTGGCTTGGGTCTTCGGCTCATCGACGGGAATATCGACTTGCTGCCGGCGCTTGCCGTTCTCTTGCTGGCGCCGGACTACTATCAGCCGGTGCGCAACCTCGGCTCCGATTATCATGCTTCCTTGGACGGCAAGGAGGCTTGGCAAACAATCCGGGAGATTCTCGAAGAGGACCAATCCCTGATGAAGCTTGACGCCCTTGAGGCGCCGCCGGAGCTCGATGCGTTGAACGATCCAATCATATTAGAGGGTCTATGCGTGGAAAGTGAGGACTCCGAACAGGCAAGGTTGACGGAGATCTCCATTCATCTTGACGGTTCGAAGCGCAAAGTCGGCATCGTCGGCGCCAGCGGTGCAGGCAAGACCACTCTCCTCCATATCTTAAGCGGACAATTGCAGCCGGATGCCGGCAAGATCCAGATCGGTGACCGGCCCTTGACCGATGAGATGCGGGCCGCATGGCAGCTCCGCTCAGCCTATATCCCGCAGCATCCCTATGTCTTCAGCGCTTCCTTAGCTGATAACATCCGTTTCTATGAGCCTGAAGCCAGCGAAGAACAGATCGAACAGGTGCTTGCCGATGTTGGTTTGGCGGAATTGGTGCAAAGCTTGCCCGCTGGGATCCATGAACCGATCGGCGAGGGCGGCCGAAGCTTAAGCGGCGGTCAGGCGCAGCGCATAGCGCTGGCAAGAGCGCTGATCGGGAAGCGGGACGTGCTGCTGCTGGATGAACCGACGGCTCATCTCGATATCGAAACGGAATGGGAGCTGAAGCAGACGATGCTGCCGATCATGGAGGGGCGCCGAGTGTTCCTGGCTACTCATCGGCTGCACTGGATGAAGGAGATGGACTGGGTCCTCGTCCTGGAGAACGGGCGGCTGGTCGAACAGGGGACCCATGAGGAATTGATCCAACGGAAAGGTGTCTATTACGCATTATTAGAAGCACATGCGGCTGGAGGTGGCAGGAGATGA